The genomic window CGCCTTCCCCCTTGTCCATATAGCGCGGGATCGGATCACGTTCGATCGTTACCCGTGTCGTGCCGTCGATGAACACGTTTTGCGCGCGTTTGAACGCTTCCCGCGAAGCGCTCCCTACGGAGTTGTGACCTTCGGTCGTTATTGCCGTCATTGTTCTCGATCCAAGAGCCGCTGGAGGGCGAGCGGTTGAGAAGGAACTAATGACAAATTGATATTTGATGCAACAAAAATATTCACTCACATGGCGACGGCCCTGATCGGCATCAGCCGCGAGCAGCGATCATGGCCTTGAGGCGGACATAGCCATCGCGGATATCCTGCTCCACGGCTGACCTTACCTTGGCGCCGTCTTTCGCGCGTAGCCCGTCGATCGCGGCCATATGATTGGAGACGCCCCGCCGGTTCTGGGCGAAGTCCGGATAGAGTTCGTTGAGTGAGGGACCCACGCGCAGCCAGAGCGATTCGATCATCGCGACCAGCCGCGGCCATCCGGCCAGCCGATAAATCAGGAAATGAAATTCACGGTTGATTTTAAGAACCTCACGGTAGTCGGCGGCGTCCAGCCCGGCATTGATAGCGGCCTGCATTCTCTCCAGCGCGGTGACGTCGGCTGGAGCGGCCGCCAGTACCGAACGTTCGGCGGCCAGGCCTTCGAGGGCAAGGCGCGTGGCCGTGACCTCATCGAGAGCGTCGAGCGTGAGGGAGGGAATGACGACCGTCTTGGGACCTTCGTTGACGAGGGCGCCTTCGGAAAGAAGCCGGTTGATGGCATCGCGAGCCGGTGTCGTGCTCACCCCGAGGGCTGCTGCGACCGATCTCACCGTCAGCTTCTCGTTGGGCGGGAAAGAGCCGGCGACGATGATTTCCTTCAGGCGTCCATAGGTGAGTTCCCCCAGGTTGGACTGGCGAGCGATGGGTGTGACGACTCCGGCGAGCAAATGCTCCGACATGACAATCCTCATGTTGCTTGATGCATCAAATACCGGCAGTCTCCCCGCACCGCCAGCCCAGCCATGGCCGAAAGCTGCAATTCGGTGGTTGACAAGTAAAAAGCTATAAATGATACATCAAATATCAAAATACATACTGCCTGGCCACGGAAGAGTCGGGGGCTAGCCACTTGCAGAGGTTCGAAGCGGGAACATGAGCGGGATGTCGAACAGCGATGCCTTGCAGGCACGCCGAAGCCTGACACCTCCGAAGGGCGAAGCCATCGCCATCAAAGGCATATCGAAGCGGTTTGGACAGATTGTCGGCGTGGACGGTGTCGATCTCCATGTCGAGGCCGGCGAGTTCCTCTCGCTGCTCGGTCCTTCGGGCTCGGGCAAGACCACGCTTTTGATGATGCTGGCAGGATTTGAAACGCCGAGTTCGGGAACGATCACGTTGGGTAACAGGGACCTGACGCATGTGCCACCCAACAGGCGCGGCATAGGAATGGTGTTTCAGCGCTACGCCCTTTTCCCGCATATGAGTGTGGCGCAGAACGTTGCGTTTCCTCTCAAAATGCGTGGGTTGGGAAAGGCCGATATAGCCCCTCTCGTCGATCACGCCCTGGCCCGCGTGCGGCTTCAGGACTATGGCGATCGTTCGCCGGCGCAGCTCTCCGGCGGCCAGCAGCAGCGCGTCGCCGTGGCGCGGGCGCTGGTCTTTCAACCCCCGGTTCTGTTGATGGATGAGCCGCTTGGGGCCCTCGACAAGAAGCTGCGCGAGGAGCTGCAGATTGAGATCAAGAAGCTGCATGCGAGCCTCGGCATCACGATCATCTATGTGACGCATG from Hyphomicrobiales bacterium includes these protein-coding regions:
- a CDS encoding GntR family transcriptional regulator encodes the protein MSEHLLAGVVTPIARQSNLGELTYGRLKEIIVAGSFPPNEKLTVRSVAAALGVSTTPARDAINRLLSEGALVNEGPKTVVIPSLTLDALDEVTATRLALEGLAAERSVLAAAPADVTALERMQAAINAGLDAADYREVLKINREFHFLIYRLAGWPRLVAMIESLWLRVGPSLNELYPDFAQNRRGVSNHMAAIDGLRAKDGAKVRSAVEQDIRDGYVRLKAMIAARG
- the potA gene encoding Spermidine/putrescine import ATP-binding protein PotA, whose translation is MSNSDALQARRSLTPPKGEAIAIKGISKRFGQIVGVDGVDLHVEAGEFLSLLGPSGSGKTTLLMMLAGFETPSSGTITLGNRDLTHVPPNRRGIGMVFQRYALFPHMSVAQNVAFPLKMRGLGKADIAPLVDHALARVRLQDYGDRSPAQLSGGQQQRVAVARALVFQPPVLLMDEPLGALDKKLREELQIEIKKLHASLGITIIYVTHDQEEALTMSDRIAVMDKGRIQQLGSPVSLYHEPNSSFVADFIGKMNFLNGIVSSLDDRSIEVTVSGQIISVARSQLGGRDEVAVGRPVRIAARPESLSPAQTGEGAIAGEIETTIFLGSHRTLIVRSDDGAQLQVQVPSSHRDSGAEMRGRAFVRLDPGAVRIFAGEG